Proteins encoded within one genomic window of Setaria italica strain Yugu1 chromosome IV, Setaria_italica_v2.0, whole genome shotgun sequence:
- the LOC101783223 gene encoding protein kinase G11A: protein MATEVLPQAPPAVPDIQTLKLHSQIGSSLESARLNQPSASVPRRLPEIDSESKPSSEVESKEQKPNHLPNEPVDRTTLNKIFGEMQDKMVSECPVVEEKKVVDHDNTGRSLKPSSTLDKECSLAKANESGRLIKRSETGEREISSRYRPSNSSDISDESLCSSISSITKPHKANDSRWEAIQMIRTRDGILGLSHFKLLRKLGCGDIGSVYLSELSGTKSYFAMKVMDKASLASRKKLLRSQTEKDILQCLDHPFLPTLYTHFETDKFSCLVMEFCPGGDMHTLRQRQRGKYFPEQAVKFYVAEILLALEYLHMLGIIYRDLKPENILIREDGHIMLTDFDLSLRCAVSPTLIRSSNPDAESLRKNQAHSAQQACVKPSCMMQPSCTAPTTCFGPRLFSKSKKDRKPKPEVVNQVSPWPELIAEPSDARSMSFVGTHEYLAPEIIKGDGHGSAVDWWTFGIFLYELLFGKTPFKGSGNRATLFNVIGQPLRFPEYPVVSFPARDLIRGLLAKEPQQRLGYKRGATEIKQHPFFEGVNWALIRCASPPEVPRPFEIGKPPKQPASTSESAASAGASQKGSDNYLEFGFF from the exons ATGGCTACAGAGGTATTGCCTCAAGCACCCCCAGCAGTCCCAGACATTCAAACTCTGAAGCTGCATTCTCAGATTGGTTCCTCTTTGGAGTCTGCTAGGCTGAATCAACCCAGCGCATCGGTGCCAAGAAGGCTGCCTGAAATAGATAGCGAGAGCAAACCAAGTTCTGAAGTGGAGTCCAAGGAGCAGAAACCAAACCACCTGCCAAATGAGCCAGTTGATCGTACTACTTTGAACAAGATTTTTGGAGAAATGCAAGATAAAATGGTTTCAGAGTGCCCTGTGGTTGAAGAGAAGAAAGTTGTGGACCATGATAATACGGGTAGAAGCTTGAAACCATCTTCAACATTGGATAAGGAGTGTAGTCTAGCAAAGGCAAATGAAAGTGGCAGGCTTATCAAAAGATCTGAGACAGGAGAAAGAGAAATCAGTAGCAGATACAGACCAAGCAATAGCAGTGATATCAGTGATGAGAGCTTGTGTAGCAGCATCAGTAGCATCACCAAGCCTCATAAGGCAAATGATTCGCGCTGGGAGGCAATCCAGATGATCAGGACCAGAGATGGTATCCTTGGGCTGAGCCATTTTAAGTTGTTGAGGAAGCTAGGCTGCGGTGACATTGGCAGTGTGTATCTTTCAGAATTGAGTGGAACAAAGAGCTATTTTGCAATGAAGGTCATGGACAAGGCATCGCTTGCAAGTCGAAAAAAGTTGCTTCGATCCCAGACTGAGAAGGATATCTTGCAGTGCCTGGACCACCCCTTTCTTCCTACATTGTATACCCACTTTGAGACTGATAAATTCTCATGTCTGGTTATGGAGTTTTGCCCTGGGGGAGACATGCATACACTTCGGCAAAGGCAGCGTGGCAAGTATTTTCCAGAACAAGCTGTCAA ATTCTATGTAGCTGAAATTCTCCTTGCGTTGGAGTACTTGCACATGCTCGGTATCATATATCGTGATCTCAAGCCGGAAAATATCCTTATCCGAGAGGATGGACACATCATGCTTACCGACTTCGACCTCTCCCTTCGCTGTGCAGTGAGCCCAACGCTGATCAGGTCGTCTAACCCTGATGCAGAATCACTTAGAAAGAACCAAGCACACAGTGCTCAACAAGCTTGTGTCAAACCATCCTGCATGATGCAGCCATCATGTACAGCTCCCACGACATGCTTTGGCCCACGTCTCTTCTCTAAGTCGAAGAAAGATCGAAAACCAAAGCCTGAAGTTGTCAACCAGGTCAGCCCATGGCCTGAGCTTATAGCAGAACCTAGTGATGCAAGATCAATGTCATTTGTCGGTACACATGAGTACTTGGCACCCGAAATTATCAAAGGTGATGGTCATGGTAGTGCTGTTGACTGGTGGACCTTTGGCATATTCTTATATGAGCTTCTGTTTGGAAAAACACCATTCAAAGGCTCAGGCAACCGGGCCACACTGTTCAATGTCATTGGGCAGCCGCTACGTTTCCCTGAGTACCCAGTTGTGAGCTTCCCAGCCAGGGATCTAATAAGGGGCCTTCTTGCCAAGGAGCCCCAACAACGATTGGGTTATAAGCGTGGTGCAACAGAGATAAAACAGCACCCGTTTTTTGAGGGTGTGAATTGGGCATTGATACGCTGTGCGAGCCCTCCAGAGGTACCTCGGCCTTTTGAGATTGGGAAGCCCCCGAAGCAGCCTGCGTCAACCTCGGAGTCTGCTGCTTCTGCTGGTGCTTCCCAGAAAGGTTCTGATAACTATTTAGAGTTTGGGTTCTTTTAA
- the LOC101782821 gene encoding U-box domain-containing protein 35, with translation MADAEAAAIHHHGDRCPGGDNVEAAAAGQPSNSNGGGAAGTWEIEEMEPEEARQAGGGVSTAVGEASSGGGGDDVYVAVGKGGSSMAALSWALGRLTRPRSFVYLVHVFPVVTSIPTPLGMMPKSRASPEQIETYLNQERSKRREMLQKFLDQCRKFQVTVDVYLIESDQIANAIIELVPVLHIKQLVLGISKSNVRKLKRGNTIAGQVQKSAPLYCEVKIICDGKEVTTETTTDPTPPLSPAPIDNNSRSNNTTPLSSTPNHDKPDANGEEKDGECRERKKITKFLRCFSF, from the exons ATGGCTGACGCCGAGGCGGCTGCCATCCACCATCATGGCGATCGCTGTCCCGGCGGCGACAacgtcgaggccgccgccgcggggcagcCGAGCaacagcaacggcggcggcgccgccggcacgTGGGAGATAGAGGAGATGGAGCcggaggaggcgcggcaggcgggcggcggcgtctcCACAGCGGTCGGCGAGGCctcctccggcggtggcggcgacgacgtGTACGTGGCGGTCGGCAAGGGCGGGTCCAGCATGGCGGCGCTGTCGTGGGCGCTGGGCCGGCTCACCAGGCCCCGGAGCTTCGTCTACCTCGTGCACGTCTTCCCCGTCGTCACCAGCATCCCCACCCCAT TAGGAATGATGCCTAAGAGCCGAGCAAGCCCAGAGCAGATCGAAACCTACTTGAACCAAGAGAGATCGAAGAGGCGAGAGATGCTGCAGAAATTCCTGGATCAGTGCCGCAAATTTCAG GTTACCGTCGATGTATACCTCATCGAGAGCGATCAAATCGCTAACGCAATCATTGAACTTGTTCCTGTCCTGCACATAAAACAGTTAGTGCTGGGAATTTCGAAGTCCAATGTGCG GAAGCTGAAGAGAGGAAATACAATAGCAGGACAAGTACAAAAGAGCGCACCTCTCTACTGTGAAGTCAAGATCATCTGCGATGGCAAAGAGGTGACGACAGAGACGACTACTGATCCAACACCACCATTGTCACCTGCTCCTATAGATAACAACAGCAGATCTAACAACACGACGCCACTGTCGTCTACACCTAATCATGATAAACCAGATGCAAATGGTGAAGAAAAAGATGGTGAATGCAGAGAACGAAAGAAAATCACAAAGTTTTTAAGATGTTTCTCGTTTTGA